The genomic region tatatacaaacaacataaggaGGCATACTCTGGTCTTTTAAGGAGTAAcatgagagagagaaacacaaaaagcttacttctagcacacttAAGGCTCGAGCGGGaacgttaaataacgctccacttgtaatctagcctaaaacaTTGGGAAAAAATCACATATCATTTTAGTTACACATCTTCTGTCATCTAagaaatcatattttttatttgattaaattatATTGAATAATCATGATGTATCAACCCTTAAATGTATAATTAAATACTCCTTAATCTTTCTCAATTTAACTCAGCTCAAGGCACTCCAAAGCTGCATCAGCTTCAACAGAATTAACCGTCAAAAATGTTTTACCTTcgataatttgtattattataagtACCTGTTTAACCAATATAATATAGATATCATTGTTGTATTCTTTAGCTGAATGATGAAAACAAAGTCTGAAAAATATTTGTTCATTGGTTTTTTACTTGTCTGAAAGTTAATGTCATTCATGTGAAAAATATGCAGCATTAAATTTCAGAGCAATACAAACCTAATTACATTTGAATGATTGAATGCTTTATTTGTGTAAAAGCATCTTCATGGCTTTTTTCATCTCCTTATTCCTTAAGCTATATATCAAGGGATTGAGCATTGGTATGAACACAATGTAAAGAAGTGAAAACACTTTTGACCATCTAGGTGTGTCATTAGATTTTGTCCTTAGATATGTTATAGTGGCTGTTCCATAGAACAAGCTGACAGATGTAAGATGAGAGCCGCAGGTGGAGAATGTTTTTGTGCGCCCAGCTGCAGAACGTATTCTCATTACAGAAATAAGAATACGGACATAGGAAACCACAATGAGAAGAAAAGGGAAAGGAATGACAAATGAGCTATATATCAGAATAGCGAGTTCATTAGCAAATGTGTCAGAACAGGCCAGTTTTACTACTGGAAGAATATCACAGAAAAAGTGGTCAATAATATTGGATTTACAAAATGGTAAACtgaaaacaaaggaaatttgaccCAAAGATAAAATCATTCCAGCCATCCATGATCCCAATGAAAACATTAGGCACTTTGTTTTACTCATTTTTGTCACATAGTGGAGAGGATGGCAAATGGCCGCATATCGGTCATATGCCATGAAAGCAAGAAGGAAGCATTCTGTggtaccaagaaaacaaaagaaataaagttgCCCAGCACACCCAAAGAAAGAAATATGTTTATCTTGATGTAAAAAGTCTCTGAGCATACGTGGTACTGTCACAGAGATATAGAAGATTTCTGTGAGGGACAAgtttctcaaaaaaaaatacatGGGGGAATGTAGCTGAGGTGCCCATGTCACAGTAAAAATAATTAGAATGTTCCCCAtcaatgtaaacacataaataaagaaaaaaaatacaaaaagtgatGACTGTAGATGATCTGACAACCCCAaaagaataaagttattaacttgtGTTTCATTTGTTTTTGCCATTTGTTTTgtcaaaaaatgtttgtttttttgtaatatttgatacaattatattaaaatgtaaagaaaatcaTTATGTCCATAAAAATAATATTCACATAAATGTGATTAGTAGTGCATCATTTAGTCATTGTCATTTTATTAACACAAATGACTTTCAAACTGCACATAACTTTATTAAACCTATACAATAATCGAGCCAGCTATCTATACACTATTTAGGTATTATGCTGCTACAATTGTACAGAAAAATAGATTATGTGCAAACAACATCATTAAAACTAACTCAATATGCAATTTTCAGGTAACTATATTAAAAATAGTCTACAGAACATTTACACTTACGGTAATTCTTGCAGAACACATGTCGACAAAATTATGCAGAATAGCAAGGACTCTTACCttgaaaatacatataaaattttgTTATTAAATTAAAATTGTGATATTGCAGCTTTTAAGTAacccttttttaaattatttgtcaAGCATTGAATGTTCTGATATTGTtataaagcataataataataataataataataataataataatgcaatattCTGTTAAATCTCTTCCTATAAACTTGGTGATTCAATTTTCTTTTTTCAATCAGCAGAGAGCAAATTTATTGGATGAAGATGCTTCTTTTTAAGAAGATCATTAAATGCTTTTTTCttgatatcatttaaaaaaatgttctcttGAGCTAAAGCACTGTATTTTATACATTGTCTGCCTAGGAGGTATAGTCAAGTTGTCACCACTGGGGTTTTTGGTGCTGCCTCttttaaaagtttctttttttctAGGAAATTATGTACAGCTTTCCACTTTATGTAATaggcatatactgtataaaatatTTCTCACACAATagtttcaattttttttgtttaacaaatgtatttcttttatttaatgaatggaaagaaaaatatttatcacATGAAAAATATATTGATTATGTATGttagtatttataattattatcattataatCTAATAACTTCTATAGTATAAGGAAAggcacagatatactgtatattattagctgaacataaagggacattaaaccctgcatttcagaaaaatatttttaaagcttaTGAGTGCAAACTGCGCATAAGGTAAAAAATGAGAGCTCGCAGGTTAGCGCTGGTATTGCTTGCGTGATAACCAGAAACTGTACTAGACCTACTGC from Bombina bombina isolate aBomBom1 chromosome 2, aBomBom1.pri, whole genome shotgun sequence harbors:
- the LOC128647855 gene encoding olfactory receptor 10A7-like, which codes for MAKTNETQVNNFILLGLSDHLQSSLFVFFFFIYVFTLMGNILIIFTVTWAPQLHSPMYFFLRNLSLTEIFYISVTVPRMLRDFLHQDKHISFFGCAGQLYFFCFLGTTECFLLAFMAYDRYAAICHPLHYVTKMSKTKCLMFSLGSWMAGMILSLGQISFVFSLPFCKSNIIDHFFCDILPVVKLACSDTFANELAILIYSSFVIPFPFLLIVVSYVRILISVMRIRSAAGRTKTFSTCGSHLTSVSLFYGTATITYLRTKSNDTPRWSKVFSLLYIVFIPMLNPLIYSLRNKEMKKAMKMLLHK